A region from the Gemmatimonadota bacterium genome encodes:
- a CDS encoding VWA domain-containing protein, which yields MSVLGYVDAPLLLVVAAAVTLAIVALLIVGRRQMLRRLVRLAEAHLIERLAPGLEPQSMARVVRLALAAVLAGVAFAGPRWGEEAQAVRGEGVDVVLALDASLSMLATDESPSRLARLKQEVRRYRDLARGDRVALLAFAGRSYILTPLTVDDGAIELFLDNLDPSIVGQAGSSLARTIAQGTDLLLATRTSSDRALVIMSDGEAFEPAEEVAAAATRARENGIAVVTVGFGTVEGSRIPMGTGTSGTEFKRDENDQEVVTRYSPETLRLIAETAQGTFIAAEATDKAARVRAALQGLRRTTRALASGMSRKARFQWFVFPALLLLLLDTWLLSRRSGRRAALLVATPLAMAGCALPGAAARDGARAFALGRHAEAAAAYRRAIVAGDVRPELSYNLGTALVAGDSVESGLQRLEPLRRASNEELRFRTLFNIGFGHLQRGLAAEAEGDTAARAAFSAAVDAYKQALLLQHTNPDAKWNYELALRKEEESGGGGGGGGGGGGGNSSANDRNESDQDSPQSREQSGGLGQQQAEQLLDAAAREERGVQGRKQKDSRPKPPPGGKDW from the coding sequence ATGAGCGTACTTGGGTACGTCGATGCGCCGCTCCTGCTCGTCGTTGCCGCCGCGGTCACCCTGGCCATTGTCGCGCTGCTGATCGTGGGCCGCCGCCAGATGCTCCGTCGACTGGTGCGCCTTGCCGAGGCGCACCTTATCGAACGACTGGCGCCCGGGCTGGAGCCACAGTCGATGGCGCGCGTTGTGCGCCTCGCCCTCGCGGCGGTGCTGGCCGGTGTCGCCTTTGCCGGGCCGCGATGGGGTGAGGAAGCACAGGCGGTACGCGGCGAAGGAGTGGACGTTGTCCTGGCACTCGATGCGTCCCTGTCGATGCTGGCCACCGATGAATCGCCCAGTCGGCTGGCCCGGCTCAAGCAGGAGGTGCGCCGCTACCGGGACCTGGCGCGCGGGGATCGCGTGGCCCTGCTCGCCTTTGCCGGTCGAAGTTACATCTTGACTCCGCTCACGGTGGACGACGGGGCCATTGAGCTGTTTCTCGACAACCTCGATCCCTCCATCGTCGGCCAGGCCGGGAGCTCCCTCGCACGGACCATCGCGCAGGGGACCGACCTGCTGCTCGCCACGCGGACGTCGTCAGACCGCGCGCTGGTGATCATGTCCGACGGCGAGGCCTTCGAGCCGGCCGAGGAGGTTGCGGCCGCGGCTACGCGAGCTCGGGAGAACGGGATCGCGGTCGTTACGGTGGGATTCGGGACCGTCGAGGGAAGCCGGATCCCGATGGGTACCGGGACGAGCGGCACCGAATTCAAGCGAGACGAGAACGACCAGGAGGTCGTGACGCGGTACTCGCCGGAGACGTTGCGCCTGATTGCCGAGACGGCCCAGGGCACGTTCATCGCGGCGGAGGCGACGGACAAGGCGGCGCGTGTCCGGGCGGCGCTGCAGGGCCTGCGGCGGACGACGCGTGCGCTGGCGTCCGGGATGAGCCGAAAGGCTCGCTTCCAATGGTTTGTCTTTCCCGCGCTCCTCCTCCTGCTCCTCGATACCTGGCTGCTATCCCGTCGGTCGGGGCGTCGGGCGGCGCTGCTGGTGGCGACGCCCCTCGCCATGGCGGGCTGTGCCTTGCCGGGGGCGGCGGCGCGTGACGGGGCTCGCGCCTTCGCCCTTGGGCGACATGCCGAAGCCGCCGCGGCGTATCGGCGCGCCATCGTCGCGGGAGACGTGCGACCGGAACTCTCGTACAACCTGGGGACCGCCCTGGTGGCCGGCGACTCGGTCGAGTCCGGGCTCCAGCGGCTCGAGCCGCTCCGGCGCGCGTCCAACGAGGAACTGCGCTTTCGCACGTTGTTCAACATCGGGTTCGGCCACCTGCAGCGTGGCCTGGCGGCTGAGGCAGAAGGGGACACCGCGGCGCGTGCGGCATTCAGCGCCGCGGTCGACGCGTACAAGCAGGCGCTGCTGTTGCAGCACACCAACCCGGACGCCAAGTGGAACTACGAACTCGCGCTCCGGAAGGAAGAGGAGAGCGGCGGTGGAGGTGGAGGCGGTGGGGGAGGGGGTGGTGGGAACAGCTCCGCCAACGACCGCAACGAGAGCGACCAGGATTCGCCGCAATCGCGGGAACAGAGTGGGGGACTCGGCCAGCAACAGGCCGAGCAGCTCCTGGACGCTGCGGCCCGCGAGGAGCGTGGCGTCCAAGGGCGAAAACAGAAGGACAGCCGCCCGAAGCCACCGCCCGGTGGCAAGGACTGGTGA
- a CDS encoding BatD family protein, with translation MRRHLAVLALAWCTPAVLCPQAPARGTPEIVAAATVDPAREINFASGVWPGRVYAGQQATYQIGIFLSESMRSRLRSNPQFVPPDVRSVIAYDLPLPGRLFSRSAGDRVWDVHVYSRALFPVAPGTIDIAPARLNWLVPLSNSIFAREESHSATSSTHRLQVSPPPTAGRPTGYAGAVGQLGITSRVDASAKRVGNPFVLTVTVSGTGNVGLFPRPDVGIPWAHVVAGPERVRVDSSSALIRGDKAFEWVVTPRVIGRQDVPEIRYPYFNPYTEQYEVGVISPLSLTVADGGLVVATEEERAVAPRYTVRRTWRGDVGVPWPASSWYWFGVLVVPVPALFLRWRRRPSPVRALLPLDRLQRWASLAVPDPVEVRRTFRDVLAARVPSAALSLTQRRTLERTLRRAGVTASTARDVSVLLDELDASLYSGNALRRADVAQRALDLCQRVDHEAVPHAAVSRRVARRALGVVMVLGAGLASARDADPDAAVFRAALARWDAGDVPAARAGFLDVAQRRPRSADAWMNTGTAAWVLGDTAQAVVGWQRALRLEPMADDARTRLVLTPSFRDGLLGDIPPVPTSALAMIGLGMWAVAWWRPGRTNSRWLAAAIVVGGAAVALREQQVGRRQLVIAADEPLRDLPAVSGAPGARVTMGETARLVSQQGNWSRIRLADGREGWIEASQTHGLEVPGRVVRARVN, from the coding sequence ATGCGCAGACACCTGGCGGTGTTGGCGCTCGCCTGGTGCACGCCGGCGGTGCTGTGCCCGCAGGCACCGGCCCGGGGAACGCCGGAGATCGTGGCGGCCGCCACGGTCGACCCGGCTCGCGAGATCAACTTCGCGTCCGGGGTCTGGCCCGGTCGGGTGTACGCTGGACAACAGGCCACGTACCAGATCGGCATTTTCCTGTCCGAGTCGATGCGGAGCCGCCTGCGGAGCAATCCGCAGTTTGTGCCTCCGGACGTGCGATCGGTCATTGCCTATGACCTGCCGTTGCCCGGGCGGTTGTTCTCCCGGAGTGCCGGTGACCGGGTGTGGGATGTGCACGTATACTCGCGCGCCCTGTTTCCGGTGGCCCCCGGAACGATCGACATTGCCCCAGCACGACTCAACTGGCTCGTCCCCCTCTCCAACTCGATCTTCGCCCGCGAGGAGTCGCATAGCGCGACTTCGTCCACCCACCGACTACAGGTGAGTCCGCCACCCACGGCCGGCCGCCCGACGGGGTATGCGGGCGCCGTCGGCCAACTGGGAATAACATCGCGCGTGGACGCGTCCGCCAAGCGCGTCGGTAACCCATTTGTGCTGACCGTCACCGTCAGCGGCACGGGGAACGTCGGACTGTTTCCGCGCCCCGATGTCGGGATCCCCTGGGCCCACGTGGTGGCCGGACCTGAGCGGGTGCGGGTTGACTCAAGCAGTGCCTTGATCCGCGGCGACAAGGCCTTCGAGTGGGTGGTCACGCCGCGGGTCATCGGTCGCCAGGACGTGCCGGAGATTCGATACCCGTACTTCAACCCGTATACGGAGCAGTACGAGGTCGGCGTCATCTCTCCGCTCTCGCTCACGGTCGCCGACGGCGGGCTGGTGGTCGCGACGGAGGAGGAGCGAGCGGTTGCTCCCCGGTACACCGTCCGCCGCACTTGGCGGGGCGACGTTGGCGTTCCGTGGCCCGCGAGCTCGTGGTATTGGTTCGGGGTGCTTGTCGTGCCAGTGCCCGCCCTGTTCCTGCGGTGGCGGCGTCGTCCCAGCCCGGTGCGCGCGCTCCTGCCCTTGGACCGATTGCAGCGTTGGGCGTCTCTCGCCGTCCCGGACCCTGTTGAGGTGCGACGCACCTTCCGCGACGTGCTGGCGGCGCGCGTGCCGTCGGCGGCGCTCTCCCTCACGCAACGGCGGACGCTCGAGCGTACGTTGCGCCGGGCGGGGGTCACGGCGTCCACCGCGCGGGACGTCTCCGTCCTGCTGGATGAACTCGACGCGTCGCTCTACAGCGGAAATGCGCTGCGCCGCGCGGACGTGGCGCAACGCGCCCTCGACCTGTGCCAGCGCGTGGACCATGAGGCGGTGCCGCACGCGGCTGTGTCCCGCCGCGTTGCCCGCCGTGCGCTCGGCGTCGTGATGGTGCTCGGCGCGGGACTGGCGAGCGCACGCGACGCAGACCCGGATGCCGCGGTGTTTCGCGCGGCCCTCGCGCGGTGGGACGCGGGCGATGTGCCCGCCGCCAGGGCCGGATTTCTCGACGTGGCGCAACGGCGCCCACGATCGGCAGACGCCTGGATGAACACCGGCACGGCGGCGTGGGTGCTCGGCGACACCGCACAGGCGGTGGTCGGATGGCAACGCGCGCTGCGCCTCGAACCCATGGCCGACGACGCCCGGACGCGCCTCGTCCTCACACCCTCCTTTCGCGATGGACTCCTCGGCGACATCCCCCCCGTCCCGACGAGCGCGCTGGCGATGATCGGGCTCGGGATGTGGGCCGTGGCATGGTGGCGACCAGGGCGGACGAACAGCCGATGGCTCGCCGCGGCGATCGTGGTCGGTGGCGCCGCTGTTGCGCTCCGGGAACAGCAGGTCGGTCGCAGGCAGTTGGTGATCGCAGCCGATGAGCCCCTGCGCGACCTTCCGGCAGTGTCCGGCGCCCCAGGGGCACGGGTGACCATGGGGGAGACGGCCCGGCTCGTGTCGCAACAGGGCAACTGGTCGCGCATCCGCCTGGCTGATGGCCGCGAAGGGTGGATCGAGGCGTCGCAGACCCACGGGCTCGAGGTGCCGGGACGGGTCGTTCGGGCGCGCGTGAACTGA
- the mutL gene encoding DNA mismatch repair endonuclease MutL: MPRIAILPSTVADQIAAGEVVERPASAVKELVENALDAGATSIEVEVEDGGRGLIRVVDDGSGMDGDDAALALARHATSKIRSAADLVGVASYGFRGEALPAIASVSRLDLLTAVTDGEGILLRSEGGVVLGAEAATRRRGTTVSVAQLFYNTPARRKFLRSARSEWRAIADTLVSVGLTRRDVRLRVTSDGREALVLSPVQTLRERVAGIWGADYAARFLDVEGVAGTVHVSGLAERPGDVGTGSRRAFLLVNGRPVREHGVARAVEAAYRSTLPSGLRPSFLLEVTVPADDVDVNVHPAKAEVRFTNKWAVDRAIEAIVQRALGTADAVPWVGRSWSPGLGGSGGGGVPEPTHPPVAATQVPMREGLFAVDLGSAEGTDAADSPPLAIEVPELVQLRRTYLMYEHEDGVILIDQHSAHERILYERFLTALERGDAPSQRLLFPETLHLSPDDADAWESHAPAFRKLGYEIEGFGGHSLVVHAVPVPHPRFDALRCLRESLAALSGGRQAATHAAHEHLAATVACKAAVKAGDVLSRDERAALFRQLSATTLAAHDVHGRATIVRLSWDEVERRFGRR, from the coding sequence GTGCCCCGCATTGCCATCCTCCCGTCCACTGTTGCCGACCAAATCGCCGCCGGCGAGGTGGTCGAGCGGCCGGCGTCGGCGGTCAAGGAACTTGTCGAGAACGCCCTGGATGCCGGGGCCACGTCCATTGAGGTGGAGGTGGAGGACGGTGGGCGCGGCCTCATTCGCGTGGTGGATGACGGGAGCGGCATGGACGGTGACGATGCCGCGCTTGCGCTCGCCCGGCATGCGACGTCAAAGATCCGCAGCGCGGCCGACCTGGTCGGCGTGGCCAGCTATGGCTTTCGCGGCGAGGCGTTGCCCGCCATCGCCTCGGTGTCGCGGCTGGACCTGCTGACCGCCGTGACTGATGGTGAGGGGATCCTGCTGCGTTCGGAGGGTGGTGTGGTGCTTGGTGCCGAAGCGGCCACGCGGCGGCGCGGCACCACGGTGTCGGTCGCACAGTTGTTCTACAATACGCCGGCACGCCGCAAGTTCCTCCGCAGCGCGCGATCGGAGTGGCGTGCCATCGCCGACACGCTGGTGAGTGTTGGGCTCACCCGCCGCGACGTGCGACTGCGCGTGACCTCGGATGGTCGGGAGGCGCTGGTCCTGTCCCCGGTGCAGACCCTGCGTGAGCGCGTGGCCGGCATCTGGGGCGCTGACTATGCCGCGCGGTTCCTCGATGTCGAGGGGGTGGCGGGAACCGTCCACGTGTCCGGTCTCGCTGAGCGACCGGGCGACGTCGGGACGGGATCGCGCCGTGCGTTCCTCCTGGTGAACGGTCGGCCGGTGCGGGAACATGGGGTGGCGCGTGCGGTGGAGGCCGCGTATCGGTCGACCCTGCCTTCGGGGTTGCGGCCGTCGTTCCTGCTCGAGGTCACGGTCCCCGCCGACGACGTGGACGTGAATGTGCATCCGGCCAAGGCCGAAGTGCGCTTCACGAACAAGTGGGCCGTGGATCGTGCTATCGAGGCGATCGTGCAGCGCGCGTTAGGCACGGCGGATGCCGTGCCGTGGGTCGGGCGATCGTGGAGCCCAGGGCTGGGGGGCAGCGGGGGCGGGGGGGTGCCGGAGCCCACCCATCCCCCGGTCGCTGCGACCCAGGTGCCGATGCGTGAGGGGTTGTTTGCCGTCGACCTGGGCTCCGCCGAGGGCACGGATGCCGCGGATTCGCCGCCTCTTGCGATTGAGGTGCCGGAGCTCGTCCAGCTGCGTCGGACGTACCTCATGTACGAACACGAGGACGGCGTGATCCTCATCGACCAGCACTCGGCGCATGAGCGCATCCTCTACGAGCGATTCCTCACCGCGCTCGAACGCGGAGACGCGCCGTCGCAACGCCTGTTGTTTCCCGAGACCCTGCACCTGTCCCCGGACGACGCGGATGCCTGGGAGTCCCACGCCCCGGCGTTCCGAAAGCTGGGCTATGAGATCGAGGGGTTTGGTGGGCACTCGCTGGTGGTGCATGCTGTCCCCGTGCCACATCCCCGGTTCGATGCTTTGCGCTGTTTGCGTGAATCCCTCGCGGCGTTGTCCGGAGGCCGTCAAGCGGCGACCCACGCGGCCCACGAACATCTGGCGGCGACCGTGGCCTGCAAGGCCGCGGTGAAGGCGGGTGATGTGCTGTCTCGCGACGAACGGGCTGCGCTGTTCCGGCAGTTGTCCGCCACGACGCTCGCGGCGCACGACGTCCACGGGCGGGCGACCATTGTCCGGTTGTCCTGGGATGAAGTGGAGCGGCGTTTTGGGCGTCGTTAG
- the miaA gene encoding tRNA (adenosine(37)-N6)-dimethylallyltransferase MiaA — protein MKWSGVLGVVRLPVVVGPTAAGKSALVMDVATSLSVTLVSADSRQLYAGFDIGTAKPTAAERQRVPHVGIDVAEPGDRWNAARWADDASRGIEAALAASRLPVVIGGTGLYVRALFAPLFDEPPLDPVARDALGAELEGLPIEALRARVAQLDPERAHLGRTQLLRSIEVATLTGTPLSAWHRDRARVPRYHPVYLVVDRGVELANRIARRVDAMFDAGWLDEVRGLRDRIPDAAPAWNATGYREVRDVVEGVRGLDAVRQEVIIRTRQYAKRQRTWFRHQLPALDVTRVDLETFEGREVVATWWHQWQEET, from the coding sequence ATGAAGTGGAGCGGCGTTTTGGGCGTCGTTAGGCTCCCGGTGGTCGTCGGCCCCACCGCCGCCGGCAAGTCTGCCCTGGTCATGGACGTCGCGACCTCACTGTCCGTGACGCTCGTGTCGGCCGACTCACGCCAACTCTACGCCGGGTTCGACATCGGGACGGCCAAGCCCACGGCCGCAGAGCGTCAGCGCGTGCCACACGTGGGGATCGACGTCGCCGAGCCTGGCGATCGGTGGAACGCGGCGCGCTGGGCCGACGATGCCAGCCGGGGGATCGAGGCTGCGCTCGCCGCCTCACGCCTGCCGGTCGTGATCGGCGGGACCGGATTGTACGTTCGCGCGTTGTTTGCGCCCTTGTTCGACGAACCGCCGCTCGACCCGGTGGCGCGCGACGCCCTTGGGGCGGAACTTGAGGGGCTTCCCATCGAGGCGCTCCGGGCGCGGGTCGCGCAGCTGGACCCGGAACGTGCGCACCTCGGCCGCACGCAACTGCTCCGGAGCATCGAGGTGGCCACCTTGACCGGAACGCCTCTCTCTGCGTGGCATCGGGACAGGGCTCGCGTGCCCCGCTATCACCCGGTCTACCTGGTGGTGGACCGAGGGGTGGAACTCGCGAATCGGATCGCGCGCCGCGTTGACGCGATGTTCGACGCGGGATGGCTCGACGAGGTCCGGGGCCTCCGTGACCGGATCCCCGACGCAGCTCCGGCATGGAACGCCACGGGGTATCGCGAGGTCCGTGACGTTGTCGAGGGAGTGCGGGGGTTGGACGCGGTCCGCCAGGAGGTCATCATCCGCACACGCCAATATGCCAAGCGGCAGCGGACCTGGTTCCGGCACCAGCTACCGGCGTTGGACGTCACGCGCGTGGATCTCGAGACGTTTGAAGGGCGCGAGGTGGTGGCGACCTGGTGGCACCAGTGGCAGGAGGAGACGTGA
- the bshA gene encoding N-acetyl-alpha-D-glucosaminyl L-malate synthase BshA: protein MRIGITCYPTYGGSGAMATELGMALAQRGHEVHFITYQQPFRLPAFMPGVFFHEVDVGRYPLFEYPPYDLALAVRMHEVVRSHELDLLHVHYAIPHATSAWIAKEMLRANGHDVVVVTTLHGTDITIVGQDRSFHAIIKFSIERSDRITAVSQYLRDETFFAFGCAGCDVQVIHNFIDPAVYDRSRYSPLLRDRLGGRRVLMHISNFRAVKRVRDVVRTFARVHAAIDAALVMVGDGPERGEAEDEARLLGVADHVHFLGKIESVAPLLASADLFLLPSEKESFGLSALEALASGVPVIGCSAGGLPEVVRHGETGVLCDVGDVEGMAAGAIELLRDEKRWHAASVRAAQDARERFSQDAIVAQYEALYVDAVERSRPPRILPGSTT, encoded by the coding sequence GTGAGGATCGGCATTACGTGTTATCCGACATACGGCGGCTCCGGCGCGATGGCGACCGAGCTGGGCATGGCGCTCGCCCAGCGGGGCCACGAGGTTCACTTCATCACGTACCAGCAGCCGTTCCGCCTGCCGGCGTTCATGCCGGGGGTCTTTTTTCACGAGGTGGATGTCGGCCGGTATCCCCTGTTCGAGTATCCGCCCTACGACCTCGCCCTCGCCGTGCGGATGCACGAGGTCGTGCGATCCCACGAGCTGGACCTGCTCCACGTGCACTACGCCATTCCACACGCCACCTCCGCCTGGATCGCGAAGGAGATGCTGCGGGCGAACGGCCATGATGTGGTGGTGGTGACCACCCTGCACGGCACCGACATTACCATCGTCGGTCAGGATCGGTCGTTCCACGCGATCATCAAGTTCTCGATCGAACGCTCCGACCGCATCACGGCGGTCTCGCAGTACTTGCGGGATGAGACGTTTTTTGCCTTTGGCTGCGCTGGCTGTGATGTGCAGGTGATCCACAACTTCATCGACCCCGCGGTCTACGACCGGTCGCGCTACAGTCCGCTGCTGCGCGACCGTCTCGGCGGCCGACGCGTCCTGATGCACATTTCCAACTTTCGCGCGGTGAAGCGCGTCCGTGATGTGGTGCGGACGTTCGCCCGGGTGCACGCGGCGATCGACGCGGCGTTGGTGATGGTGGGGGACGGTCCGGAGCGCGGAGAGGCGGAAGATGAGGCGCGCCTGCTGGGGGTCGCGGACCATGTGCACTTCCTGGGAAAGATCGAATCCGTGGCGCCGCTGCTGGCAAGCGCCGATCTCTTTCTGTTGCCCTCCGAGAAGGAGTCGTTCGGGCTGAGTGCGCTCGAGGCGCTGGCCTCCGGCGTCCCCGTGATCGGGTGTTCGGCGGGTGGCCTCCCGGAGGTGGTGCGCCACGGCGAGACCGGGGTGTTATGCGACGTTGGAGACGTGGAAGGGATGGCCGCCGGCGCCATTGAACTCCTGCGCGACGAGAAGCGGTGGCACGCCGCATCGGTGCGTGCCGCCCAGGATGCACGCGAGCGTTTTTCCCAGGATGCCATCGTGGCTCAATACGAGGCGCTCTATGTCGACGCGGTGGAGCGCTCGCGCCCGCCGCGCATCCTCCCCGGGAGCACCACGTGA
- the uppP gene encoding undecaprenyl-diphosphatase UppP → MTVWQALVLGLVQGLAEFLPVSSSAHLALVPWLMGWQDPGLAFDVALHLGTLVALAWYFRREWGALTLAGLRVVRRGRVEDDAERRAMFVLLATIPAGIAGLALGDLAEHALRHPVSIAIALMVLGTLLWWADRSIRSARPLKEMTWRDAALVGLAQACALIPGVSRSGSTITAARALGFDRSSAATFSFLLSFPITLAAVAHKAPEAMVNGVTAPLVVGVLAAAVSSGVAIAVLLRYVSKRSYGVFAVYRWVAGLFVLVLWWMRR, encoded by the coding sequence GTGACCGTCTGGCAAGCCCTCGTCCTCGGTCTGGTGCAGGGACTGGCGGAATTCCTTCCGGTCAGTTCGAGCGCACATCTCGCATTGGTCCCCTGGCTCATGGGGTGGCAGGATCCGGGATTGGCGTTTGACGTCGCGCTCCATCTGGGGACGCTGGTGGCCCTGGCCTGGTATTTTCGCCGGGAATGGGGGGCCCTGACCCTCGCCGGGTTGCGCGTCGTGCGGCGCGGCCGGGTAGAAGACGATGCCGAGCGTCGCGCGATGTTTGTCCTGCTCGCGACGATCCCTGCAGGAATCGCTGGCTTGGCGTTAGGCGACCTCGCGGAGCATGCGCTGCGACATCCGGTGTCGATCGCCATCGCCCTCATGGTCCTGGGCACCCTGCTGTGGTGGGCCGACCGCTCGATTCGCTCGGCGCGCCCGCTCAAGGAGATGACGTGGCGCGATGCCGCGTTGGTGGGACTGGCACAGGCGTGTGCCCTCATCCCCGGTGTCTCGCGCTCAGGGAGCACCATCACGGCGGCGCGCGCCCTCGGATTCGATCGATCGAGCGCCGCGACCTTCTCGTTCCTGCTCAGCTTTCCGATCACCCTGGCCGCGGTGGCGCACAAGGCACCAGAGGCGATGGTAAATGGTGTCACGGCGCCGCTCGTCGTTGGCGTGTTGGCGGCGGCCGTGTCGAGCGGGGTCGCCATCGCCGTGTTGCTACGGTACGTGAGCAAGCGGAGCTACGGTGTGTTTGCCGTGTATCGGTGGGTGGCGGGTCTCTTCGTCCTGGTGCTCTGGTGGATGCGTCGTTAG
- a CDS encoding biotin--[acetyl-CoA-carboxylase] ligase, translating into MFAEIGSTMDVAHELAAEGAAAGTLVIAEQQVHGRGRGGHGWVSAPGGTIAMSLIERPTDPVAIGVLSLRLGLQAVQALSPLATELRVKWPNDLMRSRAKVGGILVEARWRGATPDWVVIGLGLNVREGPWPGSASLDFAGSRVDILEVLLPAFRAAAAASGGLTEAERSDWRRRDWAAGRAVVMPARGVVRGVDEDGSLVVDGAAGPIRCMSGSLVLAEESGDATRI; encoded by the coding sequence TTGTTTGCGGAAATTGGCAGCACCATGGACGTGGCCCACGAACTCGCCGCCGAGGGAGCCGCGGCCGGGACGCTGGTGATCGCCGAGCAACAGGTCCATGGTCGCGGGCGGGGCGGCCACGGATGGGTGAGCGCGCCAGGGGGGACCATTGCCATGAGCCTCATCGAACGACCAACGGATCCGGTGGCGATTGGAGTGCTGAGTCTCCGGTTGGGGCTCCAGGCCGTTCAGGCGTTATCCCCGTTGGCTACGGAGCTGCGGGTGAAGTGGCCTAATGACCTGATGCGTTCGCGAGCCAAGGTGGGTGGGATCCTCGTCGAGGCGCGGTGGCGTGGGGCAACCCCCGATTGGGTCGTCATCGGGCTCGGGCTGAACGTGAGGGAGGGGCCGTGGCCGGGATCAGCGTCGCTCGATTTCGCCGGGTCACGGGTGGACATTCTGGAAGTGCTGCTTCCCGCCTTTCGGGCCGCAGCGGCCGCCAGCGGTGGGCTGACCGAGGCGGAACGGAGCGACTGGCGACGGCGTGATTGGGCGGCGGGGCGGGCCGTCGTGATGCCGGCGCGTGGGGTGGTTCGCGGGGTGGATGAAGATGGGAGCCTGGTCGTGGACGGCGCCGCAGGTCCCATTCGTTGCATGTCGGGTTCACTCGTGCTTGCCGAGGAGTCAGGAGATGCTACTCGTATTTGA
- a CDS encoding type III pantothenate kinase — MLLVFDVGNTETTVGLFDGEVLHASWRMGTDPARTPDEVASTLLALLQLRGLDRGAVSAAAVGSVVPAMNDTLAGGIGVLAGCSPLFVDARSPLPITLDVLEPLTVGADRIINTLAAARLFASDTIVVDLGTATTYDCITRDAVFLGGVIAPGIRTSAETLFRRTSKLPATELVPPTSVIGRRTEECIRSGVVFGAAEALDGIVRRIKAEWPTGRVPLVVATGGLAPMIAPITSSVDRVEPHLTLIGLRLAHELLTA, encoded by the coding sequence ATGCTACTCGTATTTGATGTGGGGAACACGGAAACGACCGTCGGCCTGTTCGACGGCGAGGTGTTGCACGCGTCCTGGCGCATGGGCACCGATCCTGCACGGACCCCGGATGAGGTGGCCAGCACGTTGTTGGCCCTCTTGCAGCTCCGGGGGCTGGATCGCGGCGCGGTCTCCGCGGCAGCCGTCGGGTCCGTAGTCCCGGCGATGAACGACACGCTCGCGGGCGGAATCGGCGTGCTCGCAGGTTGCTCGCCGCTGTTCGTCGATGCGCGCTCCCCGCTCCCCATTACCCTGGATGTGCTCGAGCCACTGACGGTGGGTGCGGATCGGATCATCAATACGCTCGCCGCGGCGAGGCTATTTGCGTCGGACACCATTGTCGTCGATCTGGGTACCGCGACCACCTATGACTGCATCACCCGCGACGCGGTATTCCTTGGCGGGGTGATTGCCCCCGGGATCCGGACATCCGCGGAAACCCTCTTCCGTCGCACCTCCAAGCTGCCGGCGACCGAACTCGTCCCGCCCACCAGCGTTATTGGCCGCCGCACCGAGGAGTGCATCCGGAGCGGCGTGGTTTTCGGTGCAGCCGAGGCGCTCGACGGGATTGTCCGCCGGATCAAGGCGGAATGGCCGACCGGGCGTGTCCCGCTGGTCGTTGCGACCGGTGGATTGGCCCCCATGATCGCTCCGATCACGTCCTCAGTGGATCGGGTGGAACCCCACCTCACCCTGATCGGGCTGCGACTGGCCCACGAGCTGCTGACCGCCTGA
- the groES gene encoding co-chaperone GroES: MATKNAAATKIAPLADRVVVKAMEEAESMRGGLYIPDTAKEKPQQGEVVATGPGRFEDGKRVPLDCKVGDKVLYGKYSGTEVTVDGEQYLILRETDILAVIN; the protein is encoded by the coding sequence ATGGCGACGAAGAATGCCGCTGCGACGAAAATCGCGCCGCTCGCCGATCGGGTGGTCGTGAAGGCGATGGAAGAGGCCGAGAGCATGCGTGGCGGTCTCTACATCCCGGATACCGCCAAGGAAAAGCCGCAGCAGGGCGAGGTCGTGGCGACCGGCCCGGGCCGCTTTGAAGACGGGAAGCGCGTACCGCTCGACTGCAAGGTTGGCGACAAGGTCCTTTACGGGAAGTACTCCGGGACGGAAGTGACGGTCGACGGCGAGCAGTACCTCATCCTCCGCGAGACCGACATCCTCGCGGTCATCAACTGA